A DNA window from Bacteroides cellulosilyticus contains the following coding sequences:
- a CDS encoding RagB/SusD family nutrient uptake outer membrane protein, producing MKLKKYSLALILGLSTLFSCNDNLGLLNPNQQTSSTFGFNADDLEECVIAAYNHIRMEGSYARVGYTIDVCRGDEAWNSSQVWYMPFDDLNAEVTSDITWWPWREWYYTINVCNFAISRLDEDNSQLSDKMKRIKGQVLFLRGLSYYNLVGYYQNPPLITDYATYSSLEGLYGSNSTYDDVLDQIEKDFQGAIELLPSRDEGSEWSGGRATCGAAAGYYARALMMRQKYSDALPVLKDIIGKKYGTYRLMDNYGDNFREGSAYENNAESLFEVQYLDYGAQGTDDEWTPVNTSPNATQGSAVESNFAPGNYGGWADISASPWLYQLFKGERTTNGTLDPRLYWTIGTYEPDWADFEFGNVAYTQTLTATDNIVTNNIYGGLPIAKFTNLRTGLYSTVVTGLKCGINLRLMRYSDVLLRAAECENEVNGPTQQAIDWINEVRNRANLADLELQDFSNADKLFEQIANVERPKEFGCEFGRGFDLIRWGFFYNNGRLQQLKEHGTVRRSTVGVKNPVNYSDIANDSELKSTFDTYLPGHEFLPIVQQLMNNNPNLRGNSANYSTDNSSYFSSNGWTVRPVVDLSK from the coding sequence ATGAAACTAAAGAAATATTCACTTGCTCTCATCTTGGGACTTAGCACTCTATTTTCTTGCAATGACAATTTAGGTCTGTTGAATCCCAACCAGCAAACCTCAAGTACTTTCGGCTTTAATGCCGATGATTTGGAGGAATGCGTGATTGCCGCCTACAACCACATCCGTATGGAGGGTTCATACGCCCGTGTAGGCTACACCATCGACGTGTGCCGTGGCGATGAAGCCTGGAACTCTTCACAAGTGTGGTATATGCCTTTCGATGACCTGAATGCAGAAGTCACTTCAGACATTACGTGGTGGCCCTGGCGGGAATGGTATTACACCATCAACGTATGCAACTTCGCCATTTCCCGTTTGGATGAAGATAACAGCCAACTTTCTGATAAGATGAAACGCATCAAAGGACAAGTGCTTTTCCTGCGCGGACTGTCGTACTATAACTTGGTCGGTTATTATCAGAATCCGCCCCTCATTACGGACTACGCCACCTACTCCTCGCTCGAAGGACTTTATGGCAGCAACAGTACCTACGATGACGTACTCGACCAGATAGAAAAAGATTTCCAGGGAGCGATTGAATTGCTTCCTTCCCGCGACGAAGGCAGCGAGTGGAGCGGCGGACGTGCCACCTGCGGTGCTGCGGCAGGCTATTATGCCCGCGCCCTCATGATGCGCCAAAAGTACAGCGACGCACTCCCGGTGCTGAAAGACATCATCGGCAAGAAGTATGGCACTTATAGACTGATGGACAACTATGGAGATAATTTCCGTGAAGGTTCGGCCTACGAGAACAATGCAGAGAGCCTCTTCGAAGTGCAGTACCTCGACTATGGAGCGCAGGGCACCGATGATGAATGGACTCCGGTGAACACAAGCCCCAATGCCACACAAGGGTCGGCCGTTGAGAGCAACTTCGCTCCCGGCAACTATGGTGGTTGGGCTGATATATCAGCTTCACCCTGGCTCTATCAGCTTTTTAAAGGAGAGCGCACCACGAATGGTACACTCGACCCACGTCTTTACTGGACCATCGGAACCTACGAGCCCGACTGGGCGGATTTCGAGTTTGGCAATGTAGCTTATACGCAAACACTTACAGCCACCGACAATATCGTGACCAACAACATTTACGGTGGCCTTCCGATTGCCAAATTCACGAATCTCCGTACCGGTCTGTACAGCACCGTCGTTACAGGTTTGAAATGTGGTATCAACCTGCGCCTGATGCGCTATTCTGATGTACTGCTACGTGCCGCTGAATGCGAAAACGAGGTTAATGGTCCCACACAGCAGGCTATCGACTGGATCAACGAGGTGCGTAACCGCGCCAATCTGGCAGACTTAGAGCTTCAGGACTTCAGCAACGCCGACAAACTCTTCGAACAGATAGCCAATGTGGAACGTCCTAAGGAGTTCGGTTGCGAATTCGGTCGAGGCTTCGACCTCATCCGCTGGGGCTTCTTCTACAACAACGGCCGCTTGCAGCAGCTCAAGGAACACGGCACGGTACGCCGCTCTACAGTGGGAGTAAAGAATCCTGTGAACTACAGCGATATAGCAAACGATTCTGAACTGAAGAGCACTTTCGATACCTACTTACCGGGACACGAATTCCTGCCCATTGTGCAGCAGTTGATGAACAACAATCCAAATTTGAGAGGTAATTCCGCCAACTACAGCACGGATAACTCCTCTTATTTCAGTAGCAATGGCTGGACAGTACGTCCGGTTGTAGATTTAAGCAAATAA
- a CDS encoding bacterial Ig-like domain-containing protein, whose translation MRLLKKIAYACCSVTLGLLALTGCEGGELYDVNAPDWISDKIQEIEDSKKQPEEEVLEGMQEDVYTIGNTDFTSGWWAAFSKYYVVPDGEKWNAVINLHINPADNTYYKNFALVITNDVDRGGTGYAEYGVIRFDVTGSPETYNSQWGDHINFQYISGTLLLDPDASNADPNVQSLGGKVTLTVDRTSESAFTVKMTNSAATKTYAQPYKEENLNADASNTNIRCFLIPEGSYIDFQQTNIVPIGGLTSAQDKNPISMVLQNVPDQVNVGTSLEEAMTNVSAIVTFEEGVSKTVSASELHFSAIPDMEQLGVKTLVAIYNKTFKGENCELPIVANAIFEVVEKIVSIEVTTPPSHMQYYYYTSAATNTLADWTMAFDPTGMVVTAAYANGNSRVVDNAKLSFSAVSAKTGSQTVTITAEEGVTATVEVTVSESIPSEVTNTAKMVGAEDNSTAFWGAFSDDFKVPVGETKSITFTNYSSLAGNYSNFVVVLRKADTATEYAVVRADNFGWGDGFAACLYSGTQGDWSTWLAGMNGAKVTVYVTNCGNGTADVQAVMEGTTGTTSTQYYLGINTVDSNDLNFALTVDGCHLVFNE comes from the coding sequence ATGAGATTACTCAAAAAAATAGCATACGCTTGCTGTTCCGTAACCTTAGGGTTGCTGGCACTGACAGGTTGCGAGGGTGGCGAACTTTACGATGTAAACGCCCCCGATTGGATTTCCGATAAGATACAGGAAATAGAAGACTCGAAGAAACAACCGGAAGAAGAAGTGCTTGAAGGCATGCAAGAAGATGTGTACACCATCGGAAATACGGATTTCACCTCCGGCTGGTGGGCTGCTTTCTCCAAGTATTACGTGGTACCCGATGGCGAGAAGTGGAATGCGGTGATCAACCTCCACATCAACCCGGCCGACAACACGTATTACAAGAACTTTGCCCTTGTCATCACCAACGATGTGGATCGTGGAGGTACAGGATATGCCGAATACGGAGTCATCCGCTTTGACGTCACAGGTAGCCCTGAAACTTACAATTCACAGTGGGGCGATCATATCAATTTCCAGTACATCTCGGGCACGTTGCTTCTCGATCCCGATGCCAGCAATGCAGACCCTAACGTACAGAGTTTGGGCGGCAAGGTGACACTCACCGTTGACCGCACCAGTGAAAGTGCTTTCACCGTAAAGATGACCAACAGCGCAGCCACCAAGACTTACGCGCAACCATACAAGGAAGAAAATCTGAACGCAGATGCGAGCAACACCAACATCCGTTGCTTCCTGATTCCCGAAGGTTCTTACATCGACTTCCAACAAACCAACATCGTTCCTATTGGCGGCCTTACTTCTGCTCAAGACAAAAATCCGATATCAATGGTACTGCAGAATGTACCCGACCAGGTCAACGTAGGTACTTCGCTCGAAGAAGCCATGACCAATGTTTCGGCCATCGTTACCTTTGAAGAGGGAGTGAGCAAAACTGTATCGGCTTCCGAACTCCATTTCTCTGCCATCCCCGATATGGAGCAACTGGGCGTGAAAACTCTTGTGGCCATCTACAACAAGACCTTTAAGGGTGAGAATTGCGAACTACCGATTGTGGCTAACGCTATTTTTGAAGTCGTGGAAAAGATTGTATCCATTGAGGTGACTACCCCACCCTCGCATATGCAATACTATTATTACACCTCGGCTGCTACCAATACTTTGGCAGACTGGACGATGGCCTTCGACCCAACAGGTATGGTGGTTACAGCAGCTTACGCCAACGGAAATTCAAGAGTCGTTGACAATGCGAAACTCAGCTTCTCTGCCGTTTCTGCGAAGACAGGTTCTCAGACCGTTACCATTACCGCCGAAGAAGGAGTCACTGCAACAGTAGAAGTTACCGTATCCGAGTCAATACCTTCTGAAGTGACCAACACAGCCAAGATGGTAGGAGCTGAAGACAACTCAACGGCCTTCTGGGGAGCTTTCTCAGACGACTTCAAGGTACCTGTGGGCGAGACAAAGTCCATCACCTTCACCAACTACAGCAGTCTGGCTGGGAACTATAGCAACTTTGTTGTGGTTCTCCGCAAAGCCGATACTGCCACCGAATACGCAGTGGTCCGCGCCGACAACTTTGGATGGGGCGACGGATTTGCCGCTTGCCTTTACAGCGGAACACAAGGCGACTGGAGCACTTGGCTTGCCGGTATGAATGGAGCCAAAGTCACGGTTTACGTGACCAACTGCGGTAATGGCACTGCCGACGTTCAGGCAGTGATGGAGGGTACTACAGGTACAACTTCTACCCAGTACTATTTAGGTATCAATACAGTGGATTCCAACGACTTGAACTTCGCATTAACCGTTGACGGTTGTCATCTCGTCTTCAATGAATAA
- a CDS encoding arabinan endo-1,5-alpha-L-arabinosidase produces MKRLTFSLISLLTVFTFMACSDGLDNIEYNRNSDIVVTIPEITATTGTSLTVTSLVTGNVNQVVKKGFCYSANAQNPTIKDNVVDADEDFNATISGLTGNTSYYIRAYAYSNSRYTYSDVLTATTESLSLDEQLKNYVAPAYVDNYVDIASWDQRHEWNLANVHDPTVMLAEDGYYYMYQTDASYGNAHTAGGHFHGRRSKDLVNWEYLGGVMPSLPGWVIPKLNEIRSEMGLSEVSPETADFGYWAPCVRKVRNGLYRMYYSIVCPGYLDGANSWGERAFIGLLENSNPADNNGWEDKGYVITNASDKGLNFHIRPDNWANCYYKWNAIDPSYLIDNDGKHYLIYGSWHSGIAALEVNAETGKPLNTLPTPWGTGEDIAAYGSLIATREMGNRWQASEGPEVIYNAATGYYYLFMAYDALEVPYNTRVCRSQNIYGPYLGIDGTNLTETGGEMLPIVTHPYKFNNSHGWVGIAHCAVFDDGNGNWYYASQGRFPENVGGNTYSNALMMGHVRSIRWNSQGWPVVMPERYGAVPQIAITEDELVGNWEHIDLSYSYGKQKESSNMTLAADHTITDGTWKGGTWSYDAEKQILTANGVELCLQREADWEANPRTHTIVYAGYTNSKTYWGKKTK; encoded by the coding sequence ATGAAAAGACTAACATTTTCCTTAATATCCCTGCTGACGGTCTTCACTTTCATGGCTTGCTCCGATGGGCTGGACAACATCGAATACAATAGAAACAGCGATATAGTCGTAACCATTCCTGAAATAACCGCAACCACAGGCACCTCACTGACCGTCACTTCATTGGTCACCGGCAATGTCAATCAGGTTGTCAAGAAGGGCTTCTGCTACAGCGCCAATGCCCAGAATCCAACCATCAAAGATAACGTAGTGGATGCCGACGAAGACTTCAACGCCACGATTTCCGGCTTGACGGGCAATACCTCTTACTATATCCGTGCTTATGCCTACAGTAACAGCCGTTACACCTACTCGGATGTGCTCACGGCAACCACAGAAAGCCTAAGCCTTGACGAACAGCTCAAAAACTACGTGGCACCCGCCTATGTGGACAATTACGTGGACATAGCCAGTTGGGACCAACGCCATGAATGGAACCTAGCAAACGTGCACGACCCCACCGTGATGCTGGCCGAAGACGGATATTACTATATGTATCAGACGGATGCTTCCTACGGCAATGCACATACAGCCGGCGGACACTTCCACGGCAGACGTTCCAAAGACCTCGTGAACTGGGAATACTTAGGCGGAGTGATGCCATCACTGCCCGGTTGGGTAATTCCGAAGCTGAATGAAATCCGCAGTGAAATGGGGCTGAGCGAAGTTTCGCCCGAAACCGCAGACTTCGGTTACTGGGCACCCTGCGTGCGCAAAGTGAGAAACGGGCTTTACCGTATGTACTACTCCATTGTGTGCCCCGGCTATTTAGACGGAGCCAACTCCTGGGGCGAACGCGCCTTCATCGGTCTATTGGAGAACTCAAACCCCGCCGACAACAACGGTTGGGAAGATAAAGGCTATGTCATCACCAATGCCTCAGACAAAGGGCTGAACTTCCACATCAGACCCGACAACTGGGCTAACTGTTACTACAAGTGGAACGCCATCGACCCAAGCTACCTGATAGACAACGATGGGAAACATTACCTGATTTACGGTTCCTGGCACAGCGGTATAGCTGCCTTGGAGGTAAACGCCGAAACAGGGAAACCGCTGAATACACTGCCAACTCCCTGGGGAACCGGCGAAGATATTGCCGCATACGGTTCATTGATTGCCACCCGGGAAATGGGAAACCGCTGGCAAGCCTCGGAAGGACCGGAGGTCATCTACAACGCTGCCACCGGATACTATTATCTGTTTATGGCTTATGACGCATTGGAAGTCCCCTACAACACCCGTGTCTGCCGCTCCCAAAACATCTATGGTCCCTACCTCGGCATAGACGGCACCAACCTGACCGAAACCGGAGGGGAGATGCTACCCATCGTCACCCACCCCTACAAATTCAACAACAGTCATGGATGGGTAGGAATCGCACATTGCGCTGTGTTTGACGACGGCAACGGCAACTGGTATTATGCTTCGCAAGGCAGATTCCCCGAAAACGTGGGAGGAAATACCTATAGCAATGCCCTCATGATGGGACATGTACGCTCCATACGGTGGAACTCCCAAGGCTGGCCGGTCGTAATGCCCGAACGCTACGGAGCTGTTCCTCAAATAGCCATTACGGAAGATGAACTGGTAGGCAACTGGGAACACATCGACCTGTCTTATTCCTATGGAAAACAGAAGGAATCGAGCAACATGACCCTCGCGGCCGACCATACCATTACAGACGGCACCTGGAAAGGGGGAACCTGGAGCTATGATGCAGAAAAACAAATACTGACTGCCAACGGAGTGGAACTATGCCTGCAACGTGAAGCCGATTGGGAAGCCAATCCACGCACCCACACCATTGTCTATGCTGGATATACCAACAGCAAGACATATTGGGGCAAGAAAACAAAATAA